Proteins encoded together in one Lathyrus oleraceus cultivar Zhongwan6 chromosome 5, CAAS_Psat_ZW6_1.0, whole genome shotgun sequence window:
- the LOC127078574 gene encoding uncharacterized mitochondrial protein AtMg00810-like, giving the protein MKKQGYIQGQLDHTLFTKFSHDGKVIVLIVYVDDIVLTGDDIVEMTRVKEKLVVDFKIKDLGFMRYFLGMEVARSKNGIVVSQQKYIIDLLKEKEMSGCCPADTPMDPNAKHWGEGNVSVDTRRYQRLVGKLIYMSHTWPDIAISVSIVSQFMHSPFEEHLEAFYRILIYLKENLGKRLFFKKTSERNVSIFTDVDWAGSVTDRRSTSGYCTYVLGNLVTWRSKK; this is encoded by the coding sequence ATGAAGAAACAAGGGTACATCCAAGGACAACTTGATCACACCTTATTCACAAAATTCTCCCACGATGGAAAAGTTATTGTCCtgattgtttatgttgatgatattgtcctTACTGGAGACGATATAGTGGAAATGACAAGAGTAAAAGAGAAATTGGTAGTAGACTTTAAAATCAAGGACCTGGGATTCATGAGATATTTTCTAGGTATGGAGGTTGCTCGGTCAAAAAATGGTATTGTGGTTTCACAACAGAAATACATTATAGACTTgttgaaagaaaaagaaatgagTGGATGTTGTCCTGCAGATACCCCTATGGATCCTAATGCTAAACATTGGGGAGAAGGTAATGTTTCTGTTGATACTAGGAGATATCAGAGATTGGTTGGGAAACTAATTTATATGTCACACACCTGGCCTGATATTGCTATCTCAGTTAGTATAGTGAGTCAGTTTATGCATTCTCCTTTCGAGGAACATCTTGAGGCATTCTATAGGATACTGATATATTTGAAGGAAAATCTTGGAAAAAGATTATTTTTTAAGAAGACTAGTGAAAGAAATGTGTCTATCTTCACCGATGTCGATTGGGCAGGTTCAGTCACAGATAGAAGATCAACCTCTGGATATTGTACCTATGTTTTGGGTAATCTTGTGACATGGAGGAGCAAGAAATAA